The proteins below are encoded in one region of Hordeum vulgare subsp. vulgare chromosome 3H, MorexV3_pseudomolecules_assembly, whole genome shotgun sequence:
- the LOC123442766 gene encoding cysteine-rich receptor-like protein kinase 10, producing MVALVLLTTVTAASPMTGYWDYLCDDGNYTAPSKYQQNLEKLSTTLPEAVASSPTLFYRQIAGSSQDRIHALARCHGDTEAYDCERCLTRAFQDARVVCTFRKSVSIYYDTCSLWFAEKNIKIHLGYWKSDLMADGPPIPAYCKAFKKDASTLIADVARKAADSPQRHATGEKDRDERACKYKLYSYADCLPGISAAECQACLEDLTTTPNLSGGQMGERKATLLCSYRLEPYQFFKATKGELP from the coding sequence ATGGTTGCACTGGTTCTTCTTACCACTGTCACAGCAGCAAGCCCGATGACTGGCTATTGGGATTATCTCTGTGACGATGGCAACTACACTGCGCCCAGCAAATACCAGCAGAACCTTGAAAAACTGTCCACCACGCTGCCCGAGGCGGTCGCCTCTTCCCCCACTTTGTTTTACAGGCAGATAGCTGGTTCCAGCCAGGACAGAATACATGCTCTGGCAAGATGTCATGGTGACACAGAGGCGTATGACTGCGAGAGATGTCTCACTCGGGCCTTCCAGGACGCCCGGGTTGTATGCACATTCAGGAAGAGTGTTTCTATCTACTATGACACGTGCAGTCTCTGGTTCGCTGAGAAGAACATCAAAATTCATCTTGGATATTGGAAGTCAGACCTTATGGCGGATGGTCCCCCAATACCTGCCTACTGCAAGGCATTCAAGAAGGATGCCAGTACACTTATTGCAGACGTGGCAAGAAAGGCAGCAGATTCTCCTCAAAGGCATGCCACGGGAGAAAAGGATCGTGATGAGCGTGCCTGCAAATACAAACTGTACAGTTATGCTGACTGTTTACCTGGAATTTCAGCTGCTGAGTGTCAGGCCTGTTTGGAAGATCTGACCACTACACCAAACCTGAGTGGTGGGCAAATGGGTGAGCGAAAGGCTACCCTATTGTGCAGTTACCGGTTGGAGCCTTATCAGTTCTTCAAGGCTACGAAAGGTGAGTTACCATGA